In Parageobacillus sp. KH3-4, the genomic window GAAGACATGAAAATGTACGAAGTGTCAACGATTGTCAATTCGCCGAAAAACGATGTGATGGAATGCATTAAACCAGTCAATAGCAAGTAAACGGAGGAGAATGATGCATCCAATTATCTTGTTTGACGGTGTTTGTTCGCTTTGCAGCGCGAGCGTGCAATTTATTATCGCGCGTGACCCGCATGCCGTATTTCGCTTTGCTTCTTTGCAAAGTGAAACAGGAGAGGCGCTGCGAGAAAAGTTTGGCGTTCCCGAGGTGGACAGTCTCGTGTTGCTCGAAGACGGCCGCTATTATACAAAATCGAGCGCTGTTCTCCGCATTTGCCGGCGGCTTGCTGGCGCATGGAAGCTGTTTTATATATTTCGGCTTGTTCCGAAGCCGCTGCGCGATAATGTATATGATTTTGTCGCCAAGCATCGGTATGAATGGTTCGGAAAGCGCAGCCATTGCCTGATGCCCACCCCCGACATCCGCGCGCGGTTTCTTGATGATTGACAATAAGAAGGAATATGTTCGCTTCTTGTCGTATTGGGAATAAGTAACTGAAATAGGAGGAGATGATGTCATGAACGATGGACAAAAAACATGGCTGGGCAGCTTGACGGCGGAAGCGTTGGAGCAGTTTTCCGAAGACATGATGGCGGCAGCGGAAAATGGCGAAGACAAAGAGAGACAGCGATTTTATGAAGGAATGGCAGTCGCTAGCAAGCTCTCAGCCATGAAACTCAAAGGGGAGTTTGAATATATTGATGAGACATTGATCCATCATGTGTACGAGAACATGAAATTGCTGAGCGTGGCAGAAAGAAACGGTATGTCCTCAACGGCTAAAGAAAATACGAACGAACGCTGCTCTTTTTGCTTGCGTGAGAAACATCGTCTTGCCAGAGGGCCGTTTGCGTCGATTTGCGAAGACTGTTTGCAATTTGGGCTGCAGGTTATTGAAAGTCAAAAATAATCGTTTTACAAAGTATAGAGATGAAAAGGGAGTGATCATCATCGCGCGGAAAGTAGAAGTCGTCCCGTTTTGTGAACAGTGGGTGACGATGTTTGCCGAGGAAGCGGAAAAACTGAAACAGGTATTTGGCGCGCAATGTTTGCGCATCTACCATATTGGCAGCACGGCCATCCCGGGAATGAGCGCCAAGCCTATCATTGATATTTTGATAGAAGTCCATCATATTGATCACGTCGACCGATATAATAAGGCAATGGCAGCGCTTGGCTATCAAGCGATGGGGGAAAACGGCATTCCGCAGCGCCGCTTTTTCCAAAAAGGCGGGGATGAGCGCACCCACCATGTCCATGTATTTCCGACAGGAAGCGGGCATATTGTGCGACATATCGCATTTAAAGAATATATGATCGCCCATCCCGAGGAGGCCAAGGCATACAGCTGCTTGAAAGAAGAGCTCGCCAAACAGTTTCCTGCCGATATGGAATCGTATATTAAAGGAAAAGACGCATTTGTCAAAGCAAAGGAGAAGAAAGCGCTAGACTGGTACAAACAGAAACAACAGGGATGGATTGGCGTAGAGTGAATCCCTGTCAGCTGCTGAAGCGACGCAACGGCTTGCCGAAACAGCCGCTAACCGGAAAATCTATTTTCATCGCGTTCATCACTTCTACAGAGCAAGAAAAGAGAGAAGGAAATAAACGCCTTCTCTTCTCTACGGTGGTAACCGCGGGAACTACTCGAGCCGCTTCTGAGCATAGGCAATCAGCGGACAGCTGAAAAGCAACAAAGTGACGATAAATGCGATGACGCCAAGCCAATGGAAGTGCGTCCAAAAATAGCCGCCGGCTGTGCCAGCAAGGCTGGAGCCTAAATAATAGAATAAGAGGTAAAGAGCAGACGCTTGGGCTTTATTGATTTTCGCTTGTTCGCCGATCCAAGCGCTTGCGATAGAATGGCTGCCGAAAAATCCATAAGTAAATATGGAAATGCCAATAATTTTCACAAAAATCAGTGGAGCTAATGTTAAAATGGCGCCAAATACCGTTAAAGCAATCGAAATTTTTAAAACAGGAGAGTGGCCGTATTGATCCGCTTTTCTTCCCATATAGACAGAACTGAAACTGCCAAATAAATAGACGATGAAAATAAAGCCGATAATCGATTGGCTGAACGAGTAGGGAGATTCGGTCAACAAAAATCCGATATAATTGTATAAAGTAACAAATCCTCCCATGAATAGAAATCCTAGAAAGATCAGTGACATTAGCGGTTTGTTTCGAAAATGGACATAATAAGCTGTAAACACTGTTTTTCCGTTTAATGTTTTTTTAAAGAAATGCCGCGGTGCCGGGAGCGTGAGCGAGAAAATAATACTTAAAACAAATGAAATGGCACCTATTGTAAACATGGCGGCTCTCCAAGAAAAAAAGTCGGTAAGGAGGCTTGTCAAAATCCGGCCTGCCATTCCTCCGATGCTTGTTCCGCTAATATACAGGCCCATAATTTTGCCGATTCCGCTCGGATGAAACTCCTCTGCCACATAAGCCATCGCAATGGACGGAACGCCTGCAGCAAACACGCCAAGGCAGGCGCGCAAAAGCACAAGCGAAATAAAGTTAGGACTGAAGGCCATAATCATTCCTAATCCGGAAGTAAAAATCATGGATAATACCATGATTTTCTTTTTGCCGATGCGATCCGATAAAGCGGCTGCAAGCAGCATCATAAAGGATAAAATTCCGGTGGATACGGATACTGTTAAACTGGCGGATGCGGCGGAAACATGAAATTCTTTTGCGAAAATCGGCAACAGCGGCTGTGTCGTATATAAAATCGCAAAGGTGACAAATCCGCCGAAAAATAACGCTAAACTGGCTTTCTTATACTCGCGCGTGCCTGTTTGTATGTACGTCAATTTCCTCTCCTCTTTTGCTTCAATAATTCTTATACATTTTTTACTATACTCTTTTGGCAAACGAACGTCTATAACGTCTATTTTTTGTTACGATGATAAATGAAAAAGATGAGCATTGTTAAAAGCGTTGAGGTTAGATTCAGTTAGAAGAATTTTTCGTGTGATGAAATAGTAAGGTAAAATGGATCTTAGGGGTTTGCTGTCATGATGCAAAGTAAGGATAGCATTAGCCGAAAGGATGGAGGAAAGATGAGCGTGAGAGTGGTTACGGCAGCGGAAATGTACGCCATCGATCGCGACACGATCGAAAACATTGGCATTAGCGATGATTCATTAATGGAAAACGCGGGGCAGGCGCTGTTCCACGTACTGAAAGAGCGAATTTCGCGTTCGGCGCGTGTAGCGGTGCTTTCGGGGACAGGGAACAACGGCGGCGACGGATTTGTCGTCGCGAGAATGTTGAAAAGCTACGGGTATGACGTGGATTTATGGATTATTCCGCCAAAAGAAAAGATAAAAGGAGCGGCAAAGGCAGCATTGAACGTTTACGAACGGTCGGGATATGACATTAAAGAATATGCCGGAAATGAACGGATTTTTGCCACACAAATTCTCTATTATGATGTGATTATTGACGCGCTGCTTGGCATTGGCATTCAAGGAGGGGTGCGCTCCCCGTATAAAGAGATCATCGAGATGGTAAATCGTTCTAACGCCGCCGTTTATGCGATTGATATACCAAGCGGAACGCCAGCCGATGGGGGAGAGGTGGAAACAGCGGTTCGCGCCGATGTGACGATCACGATTCAATGCCCGAAACTTGGGGCGTACACGTTCCCGACGGCTGATTATTATGGGGAGCTTGCCGTTGTTGATATTGGCATTCCGCCGCTTGTAGTGGAGCGGAATGCCGCGGCTCGCTTGATATGGGAGGAAGAGGATGTTGTACGGACTTTGCCGGAACGAAAACGCTCGTCCCATAAAGGAACATACGGAAAACTGCTTGTTGTTGGCGGTTCCCGACAAATGACAGGAGCGATTACGTTAACGGCAAAAGCCGCGCTGCGGAGCGGTGCAGGATTATTGACGATGGCTGTGCCGGATGACATTTATTCCGTCGTCGCCAACCGTGTTCCGGAAGCGATGTACTATCCGTGCCCGTCGCGTGACGGTTCGTTTTCCGGTGCAATCGATGTATCGACGCTGGATATCGATGCGATTGCGCTTGGTCCAGGGATGGGACGAACGGATGGGGCGCGGCAGCTCGTTCGCGCTTTATTGCAGCAGCCGGCGCCGATCGTGATTGACGCAGATGCGTTGTTTTTTTGGAACGAATATGCTTCACTCGTTCGCGAACGAAAGGATGTCACCGTTGTGACTCCGCACCCTGGGGAAATGGCACGCATGCTTGGTTTATCGATTGATGACATCGAAAGCGATCGGTTTGGCCTATCCAAACAGTTGGCAACCGAGTACGGCATTTATGTGGTTTTGAAAGGACCTTATACAATCGTCACCACGCCAGATGGTTCGCAATATGTCAATACGACGGGAAATCCAGCTATGGCGAAAGGCGGAAGCGGCGATGTGCTGACAGGAATTATTGCCGCGTTTCTCATGCAGCATCACTCTATGCAAGAAGCCGTTAGCAACGCTGTCTGGGTTCATGGAAAAGCCGCGGATATGCTTGTGGAAGACGGACATTCGCAATGGGATGTGCTCGCTGGTGATTTGATCGACGGAATTTCATCTGTGCTTTCTCACCTTCAGAAACGACAACAATAACCGTAAGTATAAAGATTTAGATCATAAATATATTTCAACTTTTTCATTTTTGTCAAAGAATCGTGACCGAACAGCCAATCATGCCGGCAATGTTGTTTGCTGCTAATGGGTTGTTCGGTCATTATTTTTTGGCAGCAAAAACAAATCTTTCAATTATGTAATAATATGTAATAACGCTGGACAGCGTCCTAGTTATTGTGTCAAAACTTTCTTCTTTGTCTAGTAAAATTGGGAGACCGAAAAATAAAACTGTTTTTTGCCGATTTCTTTTTATGCAGCATGAAGCTGACTTCACAAAAACCGTCAAAATAATTCGCTACCCGCTTCGGATACTAAGAAGCGATACGCCGCTATGCTAAGTGTACCGCTTCTTTGCTGTTTTGAACCATGCAAATCATTCACATATTTCTTTTAACGCGCGAACTCCTGTGCGAACTTCATCGTTTGCTTTCATAGCGGGACTTGCTATATAACAAAGCTGTTAGATTGCTGCGCCTATTTCAGCAGTTTTTGCCGGGCAGCGCCATGCCAAGCGGTAATGGATGGGAAAGAGAAATCATTTAAGGAAGAGCTGTCAGTTTTATCAAGGCAGAACAGCAAGAATGATATCAGACGGTTTTAATTTTTTTGATAAAAATAATATAGAAAATTTTATGTATTTTTATTATAATGAATAGCAAAATTCATTTTATGGAATCAATGTTTCAATATTTGGAATAAAGGAAGAGCGTGATGAATAAAACGGTCGTCAAAACGATGGAAATGCTAAAGTTGTTCATTGATCATGAGCGGTTGACGTTGCAGGAGATGGTCGAATTATTGCGAATGCCGAGAACATCGGTTTATCGGATGGCGCAATCATTAGTCAAGCTCGGCTTTTTACAGAAAACTGACGATTATTATCAACTTGGCTTAGCATTTTTGTCGTTTGGCATGCTTGTTGCCGAGCGGCTAGACCTCCGGAAAATCGCGCTCCCGATTATGAAGCGGCTGAAAGAAGATACGAAAGAAGCAGTCAATTTAGTCATTCGCGATGGCGATGAAGCGATTTATATTGAAAAGGTCGATACGTCAGAACCGGTGCGCGTGTACACGAAAGTAGGGCGGCGTGCTCCGTTGTACGCCGGAGCGTGCCCGCGCGTATTGCTGACGTTTATGGAGCGCGACGAACAACAGCGCTACATCGACAATGTTAAAATGGTGAAAATTGCAAAAAATACGATTGTCCAGCGGGACACGTTGCGGGATATAATTGAGCAAGATCGGAAGCGGCAATATACGGTCAGCTATTCGGAATTAGAGGATTATTCCGCTGCGGTTGCGGTGCCGATTTTCAACCATGAAGGAAAAGTGGTGGCGGGGTTGAGCGTTGCTGGCCCGGAACATCGCTTTTCACCGGAGGCGGTGGAACGAATGGTTCCAATGCTGCGGCAAGCCGCTTGGCAAATTTCCGAACAGCTTGGTTTTTCAAGGAAGGGATAAAGATGGACTACACGATGTTTCCTTTAAGTGAATGCGCAGTGACGATTCGCTTTTCTATGGAAGTAGATGAAGCAGTGAATGACCGTGTTCATCGCGTCGCTGTTTTTTTAGAACAGCAGAAAAAGGAAGGGATTTTGGACATTGTTCCAACGTTTTCGTCCGTGACGGTATATTATG contains:
- a CDS encoding IclR family transcriptional regulator; the protein is MNKTVVKTMEMLKLFIDHERLTLQEMVELLRMPRTSVYRMAQSLVKLGFLQKTDDYYQLGLAFLSFGMLVAERLDLRKIALPIMKRLKEDTKEAVNLVIRDGDEAIYIEKVDTSEPVRVYTKVGRRAPLYAGACPRVLLTFMERDEQQRYIDNVKMVKIAKNTIVQRDTLRDIIEQDRKRQYTVSYSELEDYSAAVAVPIFNHEGKVVAGLSVAGPEHRFSPEAVERMVPMLRQAAWQISEQLGFSRKG
- a CDS encoding NAD(P)H-hydrate dehydratase — its product is MRVVTAAEMYAIDRDTIENIGISDDSLMENAGQALFHVLKERISRSARVAVLSGTGNNGGDGFVVARMLKSYGYDVDLWIIPPKEKIKGAAKAALNVYERSGYDIKEYAGNERIFATQILYYDVIIDALLGIGIQGGVRSPYKEIIEMVNRSNAAVYAIDIPSGTPADGGEVETAVRADVTITIQCPKLGAYTFPTADYYGELAVVDIGIPPLVVERNAAARLIWEEEDVVRTLPERKRSSHKGTYGKLLVVGGSRQMTGAITLTAKAALRSGAGLLTMAVPDDIYSVVANRVPEAMYYPCPSRDGSFSGAIDVSTLDIDAIALGPGMGRTDGARQLVRALLQQPAPIVIDADALFFWNEYASLVRERKDVTVVTPHPGEMARMLGLSIDDIESDRFGLSKQLATEYGIYVVLKGPYTIVTTPDGSQYVNTTGNPAMAKGGSGDVLTGIIAAFLMQHHSMQEAVSNAVWVHGKAADMLVEDGHSQWDVLAGDLIDGISSVLSHLQKRQQ
- a CDS encoding thiol-disulfide oxidoreductase DCC family protein yields the protein MHPIILFDGVCSLCSASVQFIIARDPHAVFRFASLQSETGEALREKFGVPEVDSLVLLEDGRYYTKSSAVLRICRRLAGAWKLFYIFRLVPKPLRDNVYDFVAKHRYEWFGKRSHCLMPTPDIRARFLDD
- a CDS encoding GrpB family protein translates to MIIIARKVEVVPFCEQWVTMFAEEAEKLKQVFGAQCLRIYHIGSTAIPGMSAKPIIDILIEVHHIDHVDRYNKAMAALGYQAMGENGIPQRRFFQKGGDERTHHVHVFPTGSGHIVRHIAFKEYMIAHPEEAKAYSCLKEELAKQFPADMESYIKGKDAFVKAKEKKALDWYKQKQQGWIGVE
- a CDS encoding MFS transporter, with amino-acid sequence MTYIQTGTREYKKASLALFFGGFVTFAILYTTQPLLPIFAKEFHVSAASASLTVSVSTGILSFMMLLAAALSDRIGKKKIMVLSMIFTSGLGMIMAFSPNFISLVLLRACLGVFAAGVPSIAMAYVAEEFHPSGIGKIMGLYISGTSIGGMAGRILTSLLTDFFSWRAAMFTIGAISFVLSIIFSLTLPAPRHFFKKTLNGKTVFTAYYVHFRNKPLMSLIFLGFLFMGGFVTLYNYIGFLLTESPYSFSQSIIGFIFIVYLFGSFSSVYMGRKADQYGHSPVLKISIALTVFGAILTLAPLIFVKIIGISIFTYGFFGSHSIASAWIGEQAKINKAQASALYLLFYYLGSSLAGTAGGYFWTHFHWLGVIAFIVTLLLFSCPLIAYAQKRLE